The Prevotella fusca JCM 17724 genome includes a window with the following:
- a CDS encoding fibronectin type III domain-containing protein produces the protein MTNRIYFIISLLLLPLMGKAQLNTELLLNGGFEQYAQPTPPPPSGDDEEGGEGEEEEEESFNPYQKPLFWYISDQLGYSRTKDAHGGEFAVKVYPNGHSFYSRDKDFNINCISIKAEGEYKLSYWYKGKAKKPNVVAIVDWYKGNKIVRKDRLDNEKVAGFTDNWQQKTITLTAPAGVDKAGIGFEIEYDPSANDGGYILFDDISFMQTKEAEKEPTLTAPAAVRAQVQQREVELSWNAVAETGVSYEIRCNDQVVGRTEATSYVVEKLLPNMSYRFTVTTIKGEETSKPSKPVSEQTLQMTENEDFEGRIPYLYTIREEGSCPRTLRLYYNDLADPAARITYKIDGVSVMPEGSVLTFPSKGRHILQIEIEETSERKWEIEYKLNVD, from the coding sequence ATGACAAATAGAATCTATTTCATAATATCCTTGTTGTTGCTTCCTCTCATGGGTAAGGCGCAACTGAACACGGAGCTGTTGCTCAACGGAGGCTTTGAGCAGTATGCCCAGCCTACACCACCTCCTCCATCTGGTGATGACGAGGAAGGGGGCGAAGGAGAGGAGGAAGAAGAGGAAAGTTTCAATCCTTATCAGAAACCGCTCTTCTGGTATATCAGTGACCAGCTGGGTTACTCAAGAACCAAAGATGCTCATGGCGGAGAGTTTGCTGTGAAGGTTTATCCTAACGGTCATTCGTTCTATTCACGTGACAAGGATTTCAACATCAACTGTATCAGTATCAAGGCTGAAGGCGAATACAAGCTGTCTTATTGGTACAAAGGTAAGGCGAAGAAACCAAACGTTGTCGCTATTGTAGACTGGTACAAGGGTAACAAGATCGTGAGGAAAGACCGGCTTGACAATGAGAAAGTTGCAGGCTTCACGGATAATTGGCAGCAGAAAACAATTACTCTTACAGCTCCTGCAGGTGTTGATAAGGCGGGAATAGGCTTTGAGATAGAGTACGATCCTTCTGCCAATGATGGTGGTTACATCCTCTTCGATGACATCTCCTTTATGCAGACAAAGGAAGCTGAGAAAGAACCGACACTCACCGCACCGGCAGCTGTCAGGGCACAGGTGCAACAGCGTGAGGTAGAACTCTCATGGAATGCAGTCGCTGAAACAGGTGTAAGCTATGAGATACGCTGTAACGACCAAGTGGTTGGACGGACGGAAGCAACTTCCTACGTTGTTGAGAAACTGCTGCCTAACATGTCCTATCGTTTCACCGTGACAACCATCAAGGGTGAGGAAACCTCGAAACCTTCCAAGCCTGTCAGCGAGCAGACGCTGCAAATGACGGAGAATGAAGACTTTGAGGGTAGAATACCTTATTTATATACCATACGTGAGGAGGGCTCCTGTCCACGGACACTGCGCTTGTACTATAACGATCTGGCTGATCCTGCTGCCCGCATCACTTATAAGATTGACGGGGTGAGTGTAATGCCAGAGGGAAGTGTCCTGACTTTCCCAAGTAAGGGACGACATATCTTGCAGATAGAAATCGAGGAAACATCCGAGCGTAAGTGGGAAATAGAATATAAACTGAATGTTGACTAA
- a CDS encoding DUF4856 domain-containing protein, translating into MKQKTFIYSLLLLLVSVLSSCSQWEGETVESAYQEPQIPDPTYQFKRNGASSVDYLECSLLRDPLDYIYSSYLRTANIMYEGTMTRVKGYYNNGEFGLKPQEELAASSLHKADRERILKDVEDIFVTTGKLSGLGQPSPGTYRNHKAKMGEGGYVGVHIGDVNIAFANEKGLVVAELFNGIVWGGIYLDKILNVHLNDSLYNDARLRSEHERTALLPGRNYTELEHHWDLAYGYYQYWLPYVQVGGLPVLRESRIKLYNAFARGRLALTEYRYEEVLQQLQLIRAELSKVAAVRAMNLLVNDITVGNLDEDINNALVFLSQGCGALYGLQFTLQESGKPHLTYEQVKSYINELTSGNGFWDKERLLGDEATVGSLKHVASQVGKVYGLTLNDIKRSY; encoded by the coding sequence ATGAAACAGAAAACATTTATTTATAGTCTTCTGCTCCTGCTTGTCTCAGTGCTGTCTTCATGTAGCCAGTGGGAGGGAGAGACCGTAGAGTCAGCTTATCAGGAACCACAGATACCTGACCCTACCTATCAATTCAAGCGTAACGGTGCCAGCAGTGTGGACTATCTCGAATGTAGTCTGCTGCGTGATCCACTCGATTATATCTACAGCAGCTATCTCAGAACTGCGAACATTATGTATGAAGGCACGATGACACGTGTCAAAGGATACTATAACAATGGTGAATTCGGCTTGAAACCACAGGAGGAACTGGCAGCTTCATCGCTTCATAAGGCTGATAGAGAGCGCATTCTGAAAGATGTGGAAGACATCTTTGTAACGACAGGTAAACTCAGCGGACTGGGTCAGCCCAGCCCCGGTACTTATCGTAACCACAAGGCAAAGATGGGTGAAGGCGGTTATGTAGGTGTTCATATCGGTGATGTGAACATTGCCTTTGCCAACGAGAAAGGCTTGGTGGTGGCTGAACTGTTCAATGGTATTGTATGGGGAGGTATCTATCTGGACAAGATTCTCAATGTACATCTCAACGACAGTCTGTATAATGATGCCCGCCTGCGCAGCGAGCACGAGCGTACAGCCCTGCTGCCGGGACGCAACTACACCGAGCTGGAACATCACTGGGACCTTGCCTACGGCTATTATCAGTATTGGTTGCCTTATGTGCAGGTTGGCGGATTACCCGTATTGCGTGAGAGTCGCATCAAGCTCTACAATGCCTTTGCACGAGGAAGACTGGCTTTGACCGAGTATCGCTACGAGGAAGTGCTGCAGCAGTTGCAGCTGATTAGGGCTGAACTGTCGAAGGTCGCAGCTGTAAGAGCAATGAACCTGCTGGTGAATGATATTACTGTGGGAAATCTGGATGAGGACATTAACAATGCACTTGTTTTCCTGTCACAGGGCTGTGGAGCACTCTATGGCTTGCAGTTTACCTTGCAGGAATCTGGTAAACCGCATCTTACCTATGAGCAGGTGAAGTCGTATATCAATGAACTCACTTCCGGTAACGGCTTTTGGGATAAGGAGCGTCTCTTAGGTGATGAGGCTACGGTAGGTTCGCTCAAGCATGTTGCTTCACAGGTGGGCAAGGTGTATGGCTTGACGCTTAATGATATAAAACGTTCGTATTAA